TTGCATCTCGCGGAGGACTTCCCCGGTGCGGGTTGAAAGCAGGGTGTACGTGTTCTGGTCCGGATGGAAATAGGCGAGTACATCTTCGTCGCCGATTAACCCTGTGTTGCGATCGGCCCACAATCCACCCTGCGGGTTCAGATCCGTTCGCTTCCACAGCAGGCGGCCGTTTCCGGGATCGATGCATGTCACGGCTCGGGATGTCTGCACAATGCAGAACCCTTCACCGACGGGGCCGAGCTCCACTCGGTGTTTACGGTCGCCGCAGCGGACTCCGTGATGCGGCGTGTATCGGGCGACACCGGCTTCGTCATGGGTGCAGCTCAGCGATCTGCTGGCCAGGATCGAGCAGTGATTCGCCACGCCGCGTTCCCAGATCGGCTTCCCTTCCAGAAGCGAGATTCCATAAAGGCGACCTTCTGCGATAACGGGCAGAAGATGGCCCGTCTGCTTCGAAGTTCCATTGCCCAGACTGACCCGAGATCCCGGCAGCACGAACTCGCAACGGACACGGCCGGTGTGGCGATCGAGGAACATCACGTGCTGCTCCTCGACAGAGGATCCGCTCGAGTCGTCGCTGTTCTGCATCGCGGCCAGCACTTCAGAAGACCCGGAGTCGAGTTCGTTTCGTTCGTAAGTTCTGTGGACCATCAACCATCCCTGTCGCGTGTTCTCGTGCAGGAGCCGCGACTTCATGAACGGCCCGTCGTGAAGCAACGGATAGGAAGGTCTGCTCGTGATGGAAACACTTTGCACGGGAGCCAGTGGCCCGTTGGCCTGGCGGTAAGCCCGCCACGTCGGATGCTGACGATCGAAGTGCACCATGAAGTTCTGGTCCGCAGAAACCACGCTGAGTTGTTCCGGATCCGGCGTGGTGTGTCCGAGCAGTTTCAGGAAATGACTGTCTCCGCTGTCGGCGTTGAACAGTTCCGGCTGCCAGTTGAGCTGGGTGTGCCGTTTCATCGTATCCATTGAGGACGAAAGCTCCGCCAGATTCGCGGCGGCCAGGGTGTGGCAGTCCAGTTTCGAATACAGCGAAATCAGTCCCTGCATGGCATAGTGCCGCGTCGCCGGCAGGCACGACTTCTTCATGCTCAGCAGGATTAACTCGGCTCGCTGATACGCTCCCGTTCTCGCGGCTCGTTCAGCCAGTTCTCGTGCGACATGATCCCGCAGTTCGTGAATCTCATTGGAGTCCGATTCCGACCAGCCGCCTTCCTCCTCCGAGCATTCGCCAGACGCGACGGAAACGCTCTGGTTCTCGAAGTCATCTGAAAGCAGCTCCAGGAACGTCTCCAGTTGAGGAACACTCAGGAGCCCGAGTTGAGACAGACGATCATCGCGAATCTCGGCAATCAGTTTCTTCCGCTCTTCGCGAGACAGTTCACCGAGCAACTGGCTGTAGATTCCGGGAATCCAACTGGTCGAAGTTGTGACATGACCGGGATGTCCGCTGGCGGGGATGGCGATGTGCAGCCCGATGCTGGCAAATCGATCGGTCGCCTGCCACAGTCCGGCTGTGTCCCGCGCGACGATCAGGTGTTCAATCTCTTTGACCAGGAAGCGAGCTCGCTGTTCCTCATTCTCAACCAGACTTTCGATCTCCTCAAGCAGTGCCACGCTTTCGTTGCGGCTGCTGAGTCGACGATCTTCTTCCAGTTTCTGGTAGAGCAATTCCCGATACAGATTCACTGTCGTCTGACGCGTGTCGCGGTCAGCCATCGCGAGTTGCATCGCCTGGCGGAGATGTCTTCCGGCTTCATCGGTGCGACCCATGATGACCTCGGCTTCCGCGAGAGTTTGCAACTGCGTTTCGCTGAGAGCATCGGCTTTGGCAACCTCGTTTAATTCTCTGATGACGGCTCCAGCCTGGCGGAAGGCCACGACTCGGTCGATGCCGACTGAAACGATCAGATCCCGATAAGACATGAGGTTGCCGAGAGGAAACTGATAGCGATCGCTTGTCGAAGGCTGCTCGTCGAGACGGCCATCCTGCAGCCGCAGATCGGAACCGACCGACCGGCCGTCCGAGATATTCAAGGCAATGATCTGACCCGATCGTCCCGCTCGAGCAGCCGAATCGGCACTCTCCTGTGGAGTAGCCGGAAGAATCGACCGCTCATCAGCGACTGGCAGGAGGAAGACGTCGCCCACCTGAATTCCGTGCCCGCACACGATTCCGGTCTGCGTTTCCCACAGATTCTCCCCAGTCTCCGGATTCACGGCGCGGCAATTGTGGCTACCAACAACGAGCAGGAATTCCTCTTCGCGATTTTGCGAGTCGACGTGAGTTGTCGAGACTCCCGCCAGATACTCGGCACCTTTTCGCGGAATGGACCAGAGGGCTTCTCCTGTACGCAGATCGCAGCACTGAATCGACTGCGAGCGATCCGGCAGGACAATCACCTGATCTCCGCAGACCACCGGATAATTGAATGCTCCGGGATGCGAGTATCGTGTTGACTGAGAGTAGGTCCAGCGACCCGAAGCCTGACGGCTGTCGGAGTCTGCGTAGCAAACTGTCCAGGCAAGGGTGCCGAGGTCGGCATGCAGGGCGATCAGCTGGCCGTTGCCATTGTCGCAGAGAATCAGACCATTCGTGCAGATGAGCGGAATCGCCTGATTCGCCCGCACAACATCATGGGCCAGGGGCCGGTCTACATAGCTGATCGACTGAGTCCAGATCAGCCGACCGGTTGCGGACTCCAGAGCGGACACACAGATCTGGCTGTCGAACTCACTGACAACAAAGGCGATCGTTCCGGAGATCGTCGGCGAACCGAAGAAGAAATGGCCGGCCAGATCATGTGGCCGCGCATCAGAGGGGCCGTCCACCCGAGTCAACAGGCCACGGTAGTCGATCGACCACTCCGGCACTGCCGCTGAGGTCGTGTCGGTTTCCGGGGACAGCTCAAGCGCGACGAGCCGGTTTGTCAGGACCGCCACATCCTCCGCATTGTGATGAGCTGGGCTGGACTCATCGAGCGGAGGATAGGCGGCTGTTCGATTGAAAGCAGGGTCGGGACGTCGCTGAATGTCTTCGACGGCAAAGATCCGTTCGCCGTCGGTCGAAAGCCGGCTGATGACAGAATTGGAAATGTGCAACCGTTCCAGGCCCGGGTGACTGGTCGTGATTCCCGTGTACGGATCGACCTGCTGCTCATACACGACCGAGAGCGGGCTCTGACTTTGGTATTGCCATAATGGCTGCTCTGATGAAGCCCGGGATTGCGAGGGCAGGGGATAGGCGCTGATGACATCGAGATCCCGGAACACGAGCACATCACCCGCACAGACTGCGAAGAGCGAGGTAATCGCCGGTTGAAGTTGCTCGCTGCGTTGTGCCGACCAGTCTTCAAGGCTGGCTCGCAGCGTCCTCGACTCCGTCTCAGGCTGTAGTCCGAAAGCCTGGCGTAAGATCTGCCACTGAACACTCGACATGGGCGAGGAATGTTTGAGCGCCGTGCCAGACGTTAACTGACGTCCATGGTGCCAATCGCTATTATCGCTAATTATGCTCGTATGGTAGTCCGACAGCTCACGGCTCATCGCGAGCAGGGCTTCGGGTCTCGCAACCCTGGACTCCGACAGCGCTGATTCAAGAGCGGGGGCATCGAGCGTCGCTGCGGCCACGTGGGCCCGAGCATAAAATGCTTCCGGCAGATGACGGGTATGGCGTCGCGATTCCAGCAGCTCCGTCATCCCACGGATCGACTGCTCCAGTTCGCCCTTGTCCCAGGCGTTGCTGATCAGCTTCAACATCGCCGTCCGGCCTGCATCCGTCTCGAAATAGCAGCGGGCCACATGGCGGCAACTGTCAGCGTCGTTCACGTCGAGCAGAGCCTGGGCCTTCGAGCCGTAGAGCTGTTCGTAGACGGACCAGAGACCGCGATAGCGGTTAAACACGTCGGCCGACAGCTGACGAATCGTGCGGATCTGCTGCCCGCTCGTCCATTCGAAGGAATCATTCGGCTGATCCATGAGCTGCTGGTAGATGCCGGCGGCTTCGACCCACTGTTCTTCATTCGCCAGGGCTTCGAACCGATCGAGCATCACGGCCAGATCCGGCCGGCGCAGCAATGTCTGGTTCACGACCCGTTCACGGCGGAAATCTGTGTCAGCTTCATAGAATGGAGAGTCTTCCGCGGCAACACGAGTGACGGCGGTTGAGAGGGAAACAACGGCCAGCACGCTCGAGAGAAACTGGAACCGCCGGTTCGCTTTCACGGAAGAATCGGACCTGGGGCGGGAAGAGTTTCTGCGAGGCAGATCTGATGTCTGCTTGCGGCGAAACTTCGCCATGCTGCGTAATCGCTGCATTGTCTTCTCCTCATGAGAATGACCAGGAAGTCTTTTCCTGGAGCGTCTTGCCCCTGGGTAAGTCGGATTCCTGCCCGGAAGAAAAGCGTGTGCCAGGACTCGCTTTTTCCTCAGCCAGATCAGTCCGACAAACACGGCACGTTGTAGTTCTCGAGGTGCGAAGCAAAAGCCATGCCTAATAAGTTTGCGGCCTTCACCGCAAAACTTCGTCGCATGCTGGAGATCGAGCCCTGAGGGCAAGACCCTCACCGGCAACCGGCAGCGTGATTCACACTGTCGGCGATCGTTCAGCTTGCAGATGCCCTGCTCATAAAGAGTTAGGGCATCCTGTTGTCTTCAGGTCGGAGGAAAACCGCTCGCTTGGGCGGGCGATTTCACCGTCAGTCATCTACGTCTGTTGATACGCTTCAGACCGAATTGAAAGTGGCGACGTCGTTTGTCTCAGGCATTCATGTTGAAAAAGTATGCAGCCAGCCGCTTTGCATGCGGCTGAAATCATTCTGGGGGAAGAAAACTCCGGGAGTCAGCAGTTCCAGAGCAAAGATCAGCCTTCCGAGGTGATTCCGCTCTTCGTTTTCCTTGCGATCCGCTGGTTTTCTCCAGTGATTTGTCGAATGAATCGGCAAGTCACGACGCTGTGCACAGGGCACCAACTCTAAATATCGGTCATCCGCGGGACGGGATTTAACACAAAACTCGTTTTCTTCCTAGTGAGAAATCTGAATATGGCGGAAGTACGACAGCCCGATCCTCAGGTCGGCCGCAACCGGATTCCCGTTCGTTGTGCGAGAGTGCCTCTTAATGAAGCACCGGGCGTTGAGGCATCGGCAGAGAATAGCCCTGGAGTCCATCTCCATGACGGACTGTTCGAAAACGGACTCGCAGGTCGATTCAAATCGGCTAAACTCAGGGGACTGCCCCTGTCGAACCTCATTTGTCCTGATCCTGTGATGCAGGCACATCTGAAGATGATCTGACATCGACTCTGATACGCATACTGAAGGAAGGATCGGATGAAGCTGGGAATTCTGTCGTGCAGCCCGAACTGTTACAGCACGCGTCGACTCCGTGAAGCAGCGGAGTACCGCGGACACAAAGTCAAAGTGCTCAACACGCTCCGATTCAGTATTGATGTCGCCCAGGGCGATCCCGATCTTTACTATCGCGGCAAGCCTCTCAGCGACTACGACGCTGTGCTTCCGCGGATCGGCAATTCGATCACCTACTTCGGCACCGCCGTTGTACGACAATTCGAGCAGATGGATGTCTTCTGTGCGAATTCGTCCAACGGGATCGCGAATTCCCGGGACAAACTCCGCAGTCTGCAGATCCTGAGTCGGCATCAGATCGGCATTCCAGAGACGACCTTCGTCCGGGATCGGTCCGACGTCATTCCGGCGATCGAACGCATCGGCGGGGCTCCGGTCATCATCAAGTTGCTCGAAGGAACGCAGGGCGTTGGCGTTATACTGGCCGATACCGTGAAGGTCGCAGAAGCGATTATCGAGACTCTGCAGAGTGCCCGACAGAATGTTCTTGTTCAGAAGTTCGTCAAAGAAAGCAAAGGGCGGGACATACGGGCCTTCGTGGTGGGCGATCGCGTTGTCGGAGCAATGCGGCGAATCGCCCAGGGGACCGAATTCCGCAGCAACGTGCACCGGGGCGGTCGGACCGAAGCGGTTAACCTGGATGAGAAGTTTCGCGAGACCGCGGTCCGGGCCGCACAAATCATGGGACTTCGCGTTGCTGGAGTCGACATGCTCGAGAGCAACGAAGGTCCCCAGATCATGGAGATCAATTCGTCGCCGGGGCTGGAAGGCATTGAGGGAGCGACCGATCTCGATATCGCCGGAGCGATCGTCGATTACATGTCGGCTGAAGTTTCTTTCCCCGATCTCGATATCCGGCAACGACTCACTGTGAGCCGTGGCTACGGGGTGGCGGAACTGTCGATTCGGGAAGGTTCGGAGATCGTCGGCAAGACGATTCTGGAATCGGGGCTGCGGGAACGGGACATTAACGTCCTCACGCTGAATCGAGCGACAATGATCATTCCCAATCCAAAATCAAGCCGCGTTCTGGAACCGGGCGATCGGCTGCTCTGCTTCGGAAAACAGGAAGCGATGCGAGATCTCGTGCCGGAGCGAACCCGCAAAGCCCGCCGACCCAAGGTCAAGAAGCTTCCCGATCAGAGCACTCCGCATTAAAGTGCAGTCATGCGGGCACTGCGGAATGACGACGCAGGCGGAGGATGACGAGAAGGAAGCGACGGCATGCCGGACCGAAAGTATCGACTGAAAAAGCGTTCGCCTCATCGCTGGGGAGACGTGAGAGTCGAACCGGGGCAGTCGGTGGAAGTGTCGCTGGTTGTCGCGGAAAGCTACAGCAGTCTCTCGATACCGATTCCGGTCATTGTGCAGCGGGGGTTGGAAGATGGACCAACCGTCTTCGTGACGGCAGCTCTGCATGGCGACGAGATTAACGGCACCGGCGCGATTCGGGAGTTAATCAGTCACCGGCGGCTGAACCTGTTGCGAGGAACGGTTATCTTTGTCCCCGTGGTCAACATTCTCGGGTTCGACCGTCACTCCCGCTATCTCCCTGATCGACGCGATTTGAATCGCTGTTTCCCCGGATCGATCGAGGGGAGTCTCGCGGGCCGCATGGCCCGGCTGATTTACGAAGAGATCATCGGCAGGTCCGACTACGGGATCGACCTGCATACGGCCGCCGTGCGGAGGACGAACTTTCCGAATGTGCGGGCCGACATGACCAACCCCGAGGTCGCCCGTCTTGCCAAAGCCTTCGGATGCGAAATCATCCTCAGTGGAACCGGACCGGATGGATCCTTTCGCCGCACAGCAACGGAAGCCGGTTGCCCGACCGTGATTCTGGAAGCCGGCGAAGTCTGGAAGGTCGAGCCCGGCGTAGTCGAGTACGCCGTGAACGGCATCCACTCCGTACTGTCCGAACTGCGAATGGTGGAAGGGCACCGAGCCGAACCCCCGTTTCAGGTGACGATCCAACGAACAAAATGGATTCGTGCCTCACGCGGCGGATTTCTGCACTTTCACGTGCGACCGGGAGATCTCGTTCGACGTGGCACGCCGTTGGCCACGAACTCGAGTCTCACCGGCGTTGAGAACAACGTGTTGATTTCTCCGGCGAAGGCCATCGTCCTCGGTATGACGACACTCCCGGCCATCGCCCCCGGCGATCCGATCTGTCATCTCGGGTTGATTCCAAAGCGGTACCGGGAACTTGAAAGAATTCAGGCATCGCTCACCCAGGACGACCTGCACGGGCGGGTCCTGGAACACCTCTCGACCAATATCAGAGTGACAGACAGACTGGAGCCGGAGTCGGACGACAGCGAAGGAATCGCTCAGGAGGAAACGACGGAATAATGACGCGACTGGCTTTGCTTCGTAAGAGATTCATGCGGAACACGAAGAGACTCCGCTTCCGCCGACCGAACGTGGGCGCGCGGCCCGGCGTGCTCGTTTTCTCGGATGAAGCGACCGAAACGCAGGTCAATTCCATCTGTTATTCGCCGGATGTCCTGCGGCACAATCCTGAGGACCTGGAAGACCTCGTCGCCAACAAAGACGTGCTTTGCTGGATCGACGTGCAGGGGCTGAAGAGCGAAGTCGAAATCAAGCGGATCGCAAAGCTCGCTTCGATTCCTGATCTGATGCTCGAAGACATCGTCAACGTTCCCCAGCGCAGCCGCAGCGATTCTGTCGATGGTCGACTGTTGATCGTGACCCGCATGATTCGACCGGACAAGACGGGAGCGATTTCGATCGAGCAGGTCAGTATTTACGTTTACGAGAACATCATCGTGACGTTCCAGGAAGAAGAAGGGGACGTGTTTTCCGCCATTCGTCAGCGACTCCACAATGCCAAAGGTCCGCTGCGAAACAGTAAGGCCGACTTCCTCGCTTACACGCTGCTCGCCACAATCGTCGATGCCTACTTCCCGCTGCTGGAACATATGGCTGACCGGCTGCAGATTCTGGAGCATTACGCCCTCATGCGGCCCACTTCGGGGCTGCTGCGGCATCTGGTCTCGGCTCGAAACGACGCTCTGAGGCTGCATCGGGCCGTCAAACCGCAGAAAGAGCTCTTCGCCGGGATGCTTCGAGACAAGACCAGTCTGTTGAGCGAGGAAGTCCGGATGTATCTCAACGACTCCCATGACCACACGATCCAGGCTGCCGATGTCACCGATACGCTTCGTGAGATGTCGATCAATCTGCTCAATCTCTACATGTCGTCGATGGCCAACCATACCAACGACAAAATGAAGGTGCTGACCATCATGGCCAGTATCTTCATTCCGTTGACGTTCATTGCCGGTGTTTACGGGATGAACTTCGATTACATGCCCGAGTTACACGTCGTCTGGGGATATCCAGCCGTCTGGATTGTCATGGCGGCGACCGCGATGGCCCTGATGATCTATTTCTATCGCAAAGGATGGATCACCGATCACAATCGAGATCTGGACCAGACGCTTCGCGAGCATTTCTCCGAGATCGCGACCCGCCATTCGGTCAAATAAACCTGCAGACTCCCGCGAGGCCCGGCATGACAGCGACATCTTCCACCGAACGAGTTCCAACTCCCACGGCTCCTCCAACATTCGGGCAACGGATCTTTCGTCGATTCATCGCCGGGGTGCTCTTCGTCCTGCCAGCCGTGGTGACGATCGCCGTGGTCTACCAGATTTATCTGCTCGTCAGTCACTGGATCATCGAACCGGTCGCCATGCTGATTATCCCGCCACGTCTGGAAAATCAGTACTGGCAGGCGATTGAAGATTACGTTACGCCGCCGCTCTCGCTGCTCGTGGTCCTGGGCGTGCTCTATCTGGCCGGCTATCTGTTTCAGACGCGGATTCGCACCTGGTTGAACTGGCTCTTTTCGCACGTTCCGGGTGTCTCGACGATCTACAAAGCGATACTCGACGTCGTTTACGCCTATCAGGGACCCGACGGCCTGAAGAAAATTGACGAAGTTGTTCTCGTGCCGTTCCCCAGCGACAAAGCCCGCATGGCGGGGTATCTGATGTCGCGAACGAAGGACGCGGCTACGGGCGAAGAACTCTGCTGTGTCTACATTCCGCTTTCGCTGTTTCCGCCCGCCGGGTACACGTTGATCTACCGGGCTGAAGACATCATCTTCACTGACTGGGATGCGGCGGATGGCTGGAAGATCCTGCTTTCCGCGGGATTGACGCTCCCCGATCAAATCCCGTTCCAGCTTAATCGCACGCCGGAATAGCAGGCGGATGAATCGCTGCCGGCGATTCTACTTCCCCAAACCGGTGTCGGTTGTTAAGTTATCAGTCGAAATAACGCATCCGGGCAGGGAGGGACGATGTGTTTCTGACGTGTTCCATTCGGCGCAAGCTGTTTGTGCAGTTTGGCTTAGTGTTTTCAATGCTATTGTTGATGGCCATAGCGTCCATCGTTGGGCTGGTTTCGTATCGGGACGTCGTGTCCGATCTCCAGTACAGCATTAACGATGCGCCACGAAAAGCCGAACTGATTGCCGCTGTGGACATTCTGTTCCAGCCGCTGCTGCTGCATCCGCCACAGACGGGCTTCGATCCCGCTGCGTTCGCACAGACCCAGCACGGCCAGTTCGGAACGGCTCTCCGACGTTCGAAGGTCGCCGTCCGCGATTTTCTCAGTCGCCTCGAAACCTTGCCCGATCAGTCATCGATTCAGATCGACGATTATTCTCTGCTGCGGCAACGCGTCGTCAATACGGTGCAGTACCTCGATGAAGAGTACGAACGGGGACGGATTATGGATCCCCGCCAGCGAGCCGAGGCTGTCAACTGTTGTCTTCAGCAGTTGAATGCCCTCAACCAGTTCATCAGCAGCGTGCCCGATCCATTTGATATCTTCCTGCCGCGTCTGGCCGAGGCCGAGAAGAATCTGCAGATGTGTCTGAACATCGTCGTGGTGTCCAGCGTCATCGCGCTGATTCTATTCCTCTGCGTCGTCGGCAGCAGCAATCACTGGATCTTCGAGCCGATCAAAACCCTGCACCGGGCGGCCAAGCGGGTCGCCAATGGCGACTTCCAGTACCGGGCGGAACTGTATACCAAAGACGAAATGAACGAACTGGCCGACGTCTTCAACCAGGTCACCGCCCAGTTCTACGAGATCAACCAGGACCTCGATCGAAAGGTCCGCGAGAAGACCAAGGCTCTGATTCGTTCCGAGCGGCTGGCCGGGGTCGGTTTCCTCGCGTCCGGTGTCGCTCACGAGATCAACAATCCGCTGCACGTGATCTCGACGATTTCCGAGTCTCTCGAAATGCAGGCCGAGACTGTTCTTTCAGGCTGCGACGAGTCGGACCGGGAGATGTTCACGAAGTATCTCTCGATGATTCAGACCGAAGCCTTCCGCTGTCAGGGAATCACGGAGAAACTGCTCAGTTTTGCCCGAGGTCAGGAGACGCCGCGAGCAATGACGGACCTGACGGAACTCAGCCGGGATGTCGTGAGCATGGTTTCGCATCTCAGCAAGTTTCGCGATCGCCACGTCGAACTTCTCACCCAGGAGTCGGTCTACGCGGAAGTGAACGCCGGCGAGATGAAACAGGTCGTGCTCAATCTGGTCTCGAACGCTCTGGAAGCGACAGAGAGCGGAGGACGTCTCGATATCGAGCTGATGTCGCTCGGAGACGAAGTCCAGCTGATCTTCCGCGACGATGGTTGCGGAATGACGCCCGAAGTGCAGGATCAGTTGTTCGATCCTTTCTTCACCCAGCGCAAGGGGGGCGGGGGAACCGGACTGGGACTCTCGATTACACTTCGAATTGTTGACGACCATGACGGGTCAATCGAAGTGTCCAGCGACGGCCTCGGCAAAGGAAGCACATTCCGGATCAAGCTTCCCCGCACGGCCAGTTCCGGCATCGTCGGTGAAGAATCCTACATCGCCAATGATCAGTCTTCGAGTTACTACGCGGCCTGATCGGAATCGCAATTTCGACGTCCCGATCGCCTCAGAGATCCACGGCAGCCAGATATGCAGGACGAAGCCTCTTACATCTGTGACTCGTGTGGCGAAGAGATCATCGTACCGATCGATCTCGCCGCTGGCTCTCATCAACAGTACGTCGAAGACTGCCCGGTTTGTTGCCACCCCAATGTCGTCCACGTCGAAGTGCTCGACGCAGAGACGATTCATGTCTGGGCGGAACCGGAGAGCGAGTGATCGGTCCTCAGAATCCCGCGAGGTCGTCTTCGTCCAGACCGTAGTCAGGGTCCACGGGATCGTGACGGGCTGTGGCCGAATCAATCGGCGTTCCGAGTACTTCATCCGGTCGCGGCACGTAGTCCTCGTCCAGATAGAATCCGGAGCCCACTTCCGTGCACAGACCAATCACCGAGTTGGCAATCTCCATCTCGACATCGTCGCACCGCCGTGATTTGTTCGTCGGTGCGGGAGTTATGGTCCGTTCGAACTGATCCAACTGTCCGAGACGCCGTGCGTCCATCAATGCGTAACGATCGAAGACCGCTTCCGCTTCGAATGGTTCTGGATCCTCTTCGATTTCGGTCACCGGAATGACGGAAATTTCGAATCGATCCTCGTCGTCAGATTCCTCCAGCGGAATCTGGGCGTGCGCTTCAAAGGAAGCGTCGTACTCGAGCTCGGCCATCTCGGTCTCGATGTCCCAGTTCTTATCGAATGGACAGTCCAGGCCCGAGGTTTCGCTGACCGTCGTCTGGTCGACATCGCGGGTGTGTGCGAGCGAACACTCAACTTCGTCCACGTTCTCGGCTGTCACTGGTTCGTCCTCAAACGAAGCCTCTTCGGCAACGGTCGGCTGTTTGCTGACCTGTTGTTCTTCCTGTTCGGCTCGCAATTCCATTTCGAGGGTTGCCAGCTCGAAGTCGCTCGTGCTTTCGTCGAGTGGTTCGTCATCGAGATCGATTTCGAGAGCCTCGAGATCATCGTCATCAATTTCGACAGCTTCAGGAATCTGGGGCGAGTGCTGTGAGACGGGTTCACGTCGGACCGGTTCAGCAGGAGCGCCCACTTCGAAACTCGTTGCTGACTCGATTTCGAGTTCGGCTTCTGTGGGAAGGTTCTGTCGCTGAACGTCGGACTCGCCGCCAATTTCGATCGTATCGGAGACGCCCTGTTCGAGCGTTTC
The genomic region above belongs to Rubinisphaera margarita and contains:
- a CDS encoding outer membrane protein assembly factor BamB family protein — encoded protein: MQRLRSMAKFRRKQTSDLPRRNSSRPRSDSSVKANRRFQFLSSVLAVVSLSTAVTRVAAEDSPFYEADTDFRRERVVNQTLLRRPDLAVMLDRFEALANEEQWVEAAGIYQQLMDQPNDSFEWTSGQQIRTIRQLSADVFNRYRGLWSVYEQLYGSKAQALLDVNDADSCRHVARCYFETDAGRTAMLKLISNAWDKGELEQSIRGMTELLESRRHTRHLPEAFYARAHVAAATLDAPALESALSESRVARPEALLAMSRELSDYHTSIISDNSDWHHGRQLTSGTALKHSSPMSSVQWQILRQAFGLQPETESRTLRASLEDWSAQRSEQLQPAITSLFAVCAGDVLVFRDLDVISAYPLPSQSRASSEQPLWQYQSQSPLSVVYEQQVDPYTGITTSHPGLERLHISNSVISRLSTDGERIFAVEDIQRRPDPAFNRTAAYPPLDESSPAHHNAEDVAVLTNRLVALELSPETDTTSAAVPEWSIDYRGLLTRVDGPSDARPHDLAGHFFFGSPTISGTIAFVVSEFDSQICVSALESATGRLIWTQSISYVDRPLAHDVVRANQAIPLICTNGLILCDNGNGQLIALHADLGTLAWTVCYADSDSRQASGRWTYSQSTRYSHPGAFNYPVVCGDQVIVLPDRSQSIQCCDLRTGEALWSIPRKGAEYLAGVSTTHVDSQNREEEFLLVVGSHNCRAVNPETGENLWETQTGIVCGHGIQVGDVFLLPVADERSILPATPQESADSAARAGRSGQIIALNISDGRSVGSDLRLQDGRLDEQPSTSDRYQFPLGNLMSYRDLIVSVGIDRVVAFRQAGAVIRELNEVAKADALSETQLQTLAEAEVIMGRTDEAGRHLRQAMQLAMADRDTRQTTVNLYRELLYQKLEEDRRLSSRNESVALLEEIESLVENEEQRARFLVKEIEHLIVARDTAGLWQATDRFASIGLHIAIPASGHPGHVTTSTSWIPGIYSQLLGELSREERKKLIAEIRDDRLSQLGLLSVPQLETFLELLSDDFENQSVSVASGECSEEEGGWSESDSNEIHELRDHVARELAERAARTGAYQRAELILLSMKKSCLPATRHYAMQGLISLYSKLDCHTLAAANLAELSSSMDTMKRHTQLNWQPELFNADSGDSHFLKLLGHTTPDPEQLSVVSADQNFMVHFDRQHPTWRAYRQANGPLAPVQSVSITSRPSYPLLHDGPFMKSRLLHENTRQGWLMVHRTYERNELDSGSSEVLAAMQNSDDSSGSSVEEQHVMFLDRHTGRVRCEFVLPGSRVSLGNGTSKQTGHLLPVIAEGRLYGISLLEGKPIWERGVANHCSILASRSLSCTHDEAGVARYTPHHGVRCGDRKHRVELGPVGEGFCIVQTSRAVTCIDPGNGRLLWKRTDLNPQGGLWADRNTGLIGDEDVLAYFHPDQNTYTLLSTRTGEVLREMQLEHPPYHVQRTRQAFGRCMLYLAVSAESPHQRSLRLWDPKKEELLLDQPFGAHDLYHTSENEITLLLDNRHLKIFRPDEAEMVIDLVLDNDFDQANYLRVVRCGTRYLVNLYQTQRIDEADGYTSRFTDAPWDLTHINGQVLAVDTRTNELEWTRVLSHRSVVEDQGEDLPFLLLCATHQKRPGDQNRTLLLEVLDPATGNTLLSRNDLDMNRLLLLNHDRGQQTVVLSGLKEDLVINYGAEKLSRARRFLSREIIAAEMGRHDY
- a CDS encoding RimK family alpha-L-glutamate ligase, whose amino-acid sequence is MKLGILSCSPNCYSTRRLREAAEYRGHKVKVLNTLRFSIDVAQGDPDLYYRGKPLSDYDAVLPRIGNSITYFGTAVVRQFEQMDVFCANSSNGIANSRDKLRSLQILSRHQIGIPETTFVRDRSDVIPAIERIGGAPVIIKLLEGTQGVGVILADTVKVAEAIIETLQSARQNVLVQKFVKESKGRDIRAFVVGDRVVGAMRRIAQGTEFRSNVHRGGRTEAVNLDEKFRETAVRAAQIMGLRVAGVDMLESNEGPQIMEINSSPGLEGIEGATDLDIAGAIVDYMSAEVSFPDLDIRQRLTVSRGYGVAELSIREGSEIVGKTILESGLRERDINVLTLNRATMIIPNPKSSRVLEPGDRLLCFGKQEAMRDLVPERTRKARRPKVKKLPDQSTPH
- a CDS encoding succinylglutamate desuccinylase/aspartoacylase family protein, whose translation is MPDRKYRLKKRSPHRWGDVRVEPGQSVEVSLVVAESYSSLSIPIPVIVQRGLEDGPTVFVTAALHGDEINGTGAIRELISHRRLNLLRGTVIFVPVVNILGFDRHSRYLPDRRDLNRCFPGSIEGSLAGRMARLIYEEIIGRSDYGIDLHTAAVRRTNFPNVRADMTNPEVARLAKAFGCEIILSGTGPDGSFRRTATEAGCPTVILEAGEVWKVEPGVVEYAVNGIHSVLSELRMVEGHRAEPPFQVTIQRTKWIRASRGGFLHFHVRPGDLVRRGTPLATNSSLTGVENNVLISPAKAIVLGMTTLPAIAPGDPICHLGLIPKRYRELERIQASLTQDDLHGRVLEHLSTNIRVTDRLEPESDDSEGIAQEETTE
- the corA gene encoding magnesium/cobalt transporter CorA — translated: MTRLALLRKRFMRNTKRLRFRRPNVGARPGVLVFSDEATETQVNSICYSPDVLRHNPEDLEDLVANKDVLCWIDVQGLKSEVEIKRIAKLASIPDLMLEDIVNVPQRSRSDSVDGRLLIVTRMIRPDKTGAISIEQVSIYVYENIIVTFQEEEGDVFSAIRQRLHNAKGPLRNSKADFLAYTLLATIVDAYFPLLEHMADRLQILEHYALMRPTSGLLRHLVSARNDALRLHRAVKPQKELFAGMLRDKTSLLSEEVRMYLNDSHDHTIQAADVTDTLREMSINLLNLYMSSMANHTNDKMKVLTIMASIFIPLTFIAGVYGMNFDYMPELHVVWGYPAVWIVMAATAMALMIYFYRKGWITDHNRDLDQTLREHFSEIATRHSVK
- a CDS encoding DUF502 domain-containing protein, yielding MTATSSTERVPTPTAPPTFGQRIFRRFIAGVLFVLPAVVTIAVVYQIYLLVSHWIIEPVAMLIIPPRLENQYWQAIEDYVTPPLSLLVVLGVLYLAGYLFQTRIRTWLNWLFSHVPGVSTIYKAILDVVYAYQGPDGLKKIDEVVLVPFPSDKARMAGYLMSRTKDAATGEELCCVYIPLSLFPPAGYTLIYRAEDIIFTDWDAADGWKILLSAGLTLPDQIPFQLNRTPE